A genome region from Schistocerca nitens isolate TAMUIC-IGC-003100 chromosome 4, iqSchNite1.1, whole genome shotgun sequence includes the following:
- the LOC126251571 gene encoding cuticle protein 16.5-like isoform X1, whose product MYKLVILPLLFAAVSAGYLGGVAVAPAAVAAPAIAAPVAYAAPAIAAAPALAVAPALRAAPLALAAPAIAAPLPYAAAAPILKIH is encoded by the exons ATGTACAAGCTG GTGATCCTGCCCCTGCTGTTCGCCGCCGTGTCGGCCGGCTACCTGGGAGGCGTGGCCGTGGCACCAGCGGCCGTTGCCGCCCCAGCCATTGCCGCCCCcgtggcctacgccgcccccgccatcgccgccgcccccgccttgGCTGTGGCCCCCGCTCTGCGCGCCGCCCCTCTGGCTCtcgccgcccccgccatcgccgCTCCTCTGCCCTACGCAGCTGCGGCTCCGATCCTCAAGATCCACTGA
- the LOC126251569 gene encoding cuticle protein 16.5-like isoform X3 codes for MYKLVILPLLFAAVSAGYLGGVAVAPAAVAAPAIAAPVAYAAPAIAAAPALAVAPALRAAPLALAAPAIAAPLPYAAAAPILKIH; via the exons ATGTACAAGCTG GTGATCCTGCCCCTGCTGTTCGCCGCCGTGTCGGCCGGCTACCTGGGAGGCGTGGCCGTGGCGCCAGCGGCCGtcgccgcccccgccatcgccgCCCCCgtagcctacgccgcccccgctatTGCCGCCGCCCCTGCCTTGGCCGTGGCCCCCGCTCTGCGCGCCGCCCCCCTGGCTCTCGCCGCCCCCGCCATAGCCGCTCCACTGCCTTATGCAGCTGCGGCACCGATCCTCAAGATCCACTGA